From the Acipenser ruthenus chromosome 5, fAciRut3.2 maternal haplotype, whole genome shotgun sequence genome, the window TAGGACCAGCTTTTTATTCCACCATTATACTCAGTCCCTTTGGTGTTTATAATGAAATCGTTTTTGCTTTATTTGAAGACTTCCCTTCAAAAATGACTAGGTTTtactttttcagtttattttggcAAGTGAGTTGTTCACGGTCCCCTTTAGAATAGTGGCTATAGATACTGGAGGTTACCTGATATGCTAAGAGATAAGCATAACTGAAGATAAACACTATATTTAATTAACCTTACCACACACAACCTGACTTCCTGATACAAGTCCATGGCAGTAGTCCATACAATCATACAATATGCTAAAGAACTGTCATGGATAtttcaaactgtgcaaaaaaaaaaaaagataaattcaTAAGAAAGATACgtggagaaccctgttgaacacaagcaatacatttttcttcttttttttcttttgtagaactTTTCCACACAACCATGACCTCAGTTCTTCCACGTATACATTCAGAGAACTGCAATGTGAAATATCGAGTTTCCTGAAATCCCTCCCACATGTGTCTTCCCCTATAAGTGTTGGACAAGACCAGCAGAACTCAGACTCCTCAACAAGAAAACCCTCCTGAAACGAAGCCCAACTTGAGTTTAAGAAATTATCTCTGAACTGAAGCAAGGAAGATGAAATCTGCACACCTGGTCATTGCAGCTCTACTTTTTGCAGCCCTGTGCTCACAGACTCTCTGCAACagtaagtattttgttttctttgatgaCAGAGAGAAAAGCTTACACTAATTGCAGTAGTTGCAATAGACAAGAAATACTGAGGCATACTGGATGAGAATAATAGATATCTCTCATGAGGTACCCCCTTAActtcaaataataatactgataataaCATGATATATGAATCCATGCCATACAATCTGGTATATCTGCATCTGAACAAAGGAAATTATGATTGTTCATACTGCACTGTGTATATGTGTAAGCTACATGCTATATTTCAAAATAGCAAATAGATTACAAGTGATTGTTCCTCACTCAAATACATTGCACCACTGCTTTAACATCTCACTGATCTCCAAATCTCCAAAAGCTTAACTGTATATGAAATGTCTTGCTCACTCTTTTCTAAAGTATtatatataatcatttatttatgtttcattttTAGATTCAAACCCACCTTCTATATGCTGCTTCAGATTTCAAAAAGTACCGATTCCCATCAGCTTATTAGCAAGTTATAAGGAAACCAGTGATCAATGTCCTAAGTCTGGTGTTGTGTGAGTATTCTACATAGCCTTATTTTCTTGAGctaataaaatattacaaaaatacaattatttaacaaAGGAGCATATTATTTAACATCTTTTTCAaggagcaaaaaataaaaataaggacaCAATAAATATGTTGTTATTAGTAAtggcttgttttgtatttgtattgcacaGTTGTAAATCTAGTAACAGCTGTTAAGGGCCAGATTTTTATTTGCATAATTATTTTCCTGGTAACCTTATTAAATGTTGATTTCCTTCAtagaaaatgttgaaaaaaaaagctctgaGAATCCAGCCATATATCTTCAAATAGTTTCACGTTCTAGGCACTGTATTCTGTATTCAAATAGCAGTTCTAATAGCTCATCTTTGTCTTTCCTTAAAGATTTGTCACCAGAAGAGGTATTCATGTTTGCGCCAATCCTGAAGTTAAGTGGGTTAAGAATCAAATGAGTCACCTTGATGAAATCCTTGCAACTTTTCCTGA encodes:
- the LOC117403147 gene encoding C-C motif chemokine 4 homolog — its product is MKSAHLVIAALLFAALCSQTLCNNSNPPSICCFRFQKVPIPISLLASYKETSDQCPKSGVVFVTRRGIHVCANPEVKWVKNQMSHLDEILATFPDDTKA